A genome region from Arachis duranensis cultivar V14167 chromosome 8, aradu.V14167.gnm2.J7QH, whole genome shotgun sequence includes the following:
- the LOC107460953 gene encoding purine permease 1-like — protein MAEPVEAQQQQRKTTMKRTLLVTNCILLSVGTSGGPLIMRLYFLHGGHRVWLSSCLETAGFPIMLIPLILSYFRRKNNRHYPSETEKLKTTMVSMKPPLFFAAAFIGILTGLDDYLYACGVARLPVSTSALIIATQLAFTAVFAFLLVRQKFTPYSVNAVVLLTVGAGVLALHTRSDRPTGESTVEYVKGFVMTLMAAALYGFVLPLVELTYKKAKQNLTYSLVMEIQFVMCFFATVFCVAGMIINNDFKVIPREAREFGLGRGNYYVVMVASAIMWQAFFLGAIGVIFCSSSLLSGILIAILLPVTGILAVIFYKEKFQVEKAVSLVLSLWGFVSYFYGEIKQANKEKMTMMDSKNSVPETEQIQTLAVSHSPNNI, from the exons ATGGCAGAACCAGTTGaagcacaacaacaacaaagaaagACAACAATGAAGAGAACCCTCCTCGTAACTAACTGCATCCTCCTTTCAGTCGGGACCAGCGGCGGCCCTCTCATTATGCGCCTTTACTTCCTCCATGGCGGCCACCGCGTTTGGCTCTCCAGCTGCCTCGAAACTGCCGGATTCCCCATCATGCTCATACCCCTCATCCTCTCCTACTTCCGCCGCAAAAACAACCGCCACTACCCTTCCGAAACAGAAAAACTTAAAACTACGATGGTTTCAATGAAACCGCCGCTGTTCTTCGCAGCCGCCTTCATCGGCATCCTCACCGGCCTCGACGACTACCTCTACGCCTGCGGTGTCGCCCGCCTCCCGGTGTCCACCTCCGCCCTTATCATCGCCACACAGCTCGCCTTCACCGCCGTCTTCGCCTTCCTCCTCGTCAGGCAGAAGTTCACGCCGTACTCCGTGAACGCCGTCGTGCTCCTCACCGTTGGCGCGGGGGTGCTGGCACTCCACACTCGCAGTGACCGGCCTACCGGAGAGTCGACGGTGGAGTACGTGAAGGGTTTCGTTATGACTCTCATGGCGGCAGCTCTGTACGGATTCGTGTTGCCGCTTGTGGAGTTAACTTACAAGAAGGCGAAGCAGAACTTAACTTATTctttggttatggagattcagtTCGTGATGTGCTTCTTTGCTACTGTTTTCTGCGTCGCCGgcatgatcatcaacaatgattTCAAG GTAATTCCAAGAGAAGCAAGAGAATTTGGGCTTGGAAGAGGAAATTACTATGTGGTGATGGTGGCAAGTGCAATTATGTGGCAAGCATTCTTCTTAGGAGCAATAGGAGTTATTTTTTGCTCCTCTTCATTGCTGTCTGGTATTTTGATTGCTATATTGCTCCCCGTAACGGGAATTTTGGCCGTTATTTTCTACAAGGAGAAGTTCCAAGTTGAGAAAGCGGTTTCTCTTGTGCTTTCCCTGTGGGGCTTTGTGTCCTACTTTTACGGTGAGATTAAGCAAGCCAACAAGGAGAAGATGACAATGATGGATTCCAAAAACAGTGTCCCAGAGACAGAGCAGATTCAGACTCTTGCTGTTAGTCACAGTCCCAATAATATTTAG
- the LOC107460940 gene encoding glutathione transferase GST 23, with protein MEGDSVKLLGFWGSPAVLRVKWALAVKGIECQYVEEDLSNKSDMLLKYNPVHKKVPVLVHQGKPLAESLLILEYIDETWKQNPLLPHSPYERAQARFWSKFVDDKCMPTVVAAFSKVGEEQQKAAEEARENLKRLEVGLEGKQFFGGDNIGFADIAIGWLPYWIEIAEEVVAINLIDAGSMPKLNSWFHAFIDIPIIKELLPPRHKLLHHTKAFLQA; from the exons ATGGAAGGAGATTCAGTGAAGTTACTAGGATTTTGGGGTAGTCCAGCTGTTCTAAGAGTGAAGTGGGCACTAGCAGTTAAAGGAATAGAGTGCCAATATGTGGAAGAAGATCTCAGCAACAAGAGTGACATGCTCCTTAAATACAACCCTGTCCACAAAAAAGTACCTGTTCTTGTGCACCAGGGTAAGCCCCTTGCTGAATCACTGCTCATTCTTGAGTATATTGATGAGACTTGGAAGCAAAACCCTCTTCTTCCACATTCTCCTTATGAAAGGGCCCAAGCAAGATTCTGGTCTAAATTCGTTGATGACAAG TGTATGCCAACGGTTGTGGCAGCGTTTTCCAAGGTAGGAGAAGAGCAACAGAAGGCAGCAGAAGAAGCTCGAGAGAATCTGAAGAGGCTTGAGGTTGGACTTGAGGGAAAACAGTTCTTTGGAGGTGATAACATTGGCTTTGCGGATATTGCTATTGGGTGGCTTCCATACTGGATTGAAATAGCGGAGGAAGTTGTGGCCATCAACCTTATTGATGCAGGGTCAATGCCTAAACTTAACTCATGGTTCCATGCTTTTATTGACATTCCAATTATCAAAGAACTCTTGCCTCCTCGTCACAAATTGCTCCATCACACCAAGGCATTCCTTCAAGCGTAA
- the LOC107460939 gene encoding phosphoribosylaminoimidazole-succinocarboxamide synthase, chloroplastic, whose translation MSESMSMAAALNPPKTPFKINLTPVLPPPPTSSALTFKPNNNFPTLCAAAQPQQQEHAALLDTLLNSTRKNQVLHSIRTTSPFNCLSETNLHHTVPALTSKTRGKVRDIYDSGEYLVLVTTDRQSAFDRVLASIPFKGQVLNQTSLWWFERTQHITANAVVSTPDPNVTIAKKCSVFPVEFVARGFVTGSTDTSLWTVYNKGIRNYCGNALPDGLVKNQKLAKNILTPTTKAADHDVPVTPDEIIERGLMTRADYEEVSRKALSLFEYGQRVASEHGLILVDTKYEFGKAEDGSIMLIDEVHTPDSSRYWIANSYLERFQNGLEPENVDKEFLRLWFKNHCNPYEDEVLPEAPEDLVCELSWRYIFLYETITKSKFEVLSSEEPIHERISRNVASALASLK comes from the exons ATGAGTGAATCCATGTCTATGGCTGCTGCGTTAAACCCTCCCAAAACCCCCTTCAAAATCAACCTCACACCCGTTCTTCCGCCTCCCCCAACCTCCTCCGCACTCACTTTCAAACCAAACAACAACTTCCCCACACTCTGCGCCGCCGCACAACCACAACAACAAGAACACGCCGCTCTGCTTGACACTCTACTTAACAGCACACGCAAGAACCAAGTGCTCCACTCCATCAGAACCACCTCCCCCTTCAACTGCCTCTCCGAAACAAATCTTCACCATACAGTTCCCGCCCTCACCTCCAAAACCAGGGGAAAG GTTAGAGACATATATGATAGTGGAGAGTACCTTGTTCTGGTTACTACTGATCGCCAGAGTGCATTTGATAGAGTCCTTGCTTCAATTCCCTTCAAGGGACAG GTGCTTAACCAGACAAGCTTGTGGTGGTTTGAGAGAACCCAGCATATAACTGCTAATGCCGTTGTGTCCACTCCTGATCCTAATGTTACCATAGCAAAGAAATGTTCTGTTTTCCCTGTTGAGTTCGTTG CTAGAGGGTTTGTTACCGGAAGTACTGATACTTCATTATGGACAGTCTACAATAAAGGCATCCGGAACTATTGTGGCAATGCCCTCCCTGATG GTTTGGTAAAAAACCAAAAGCTGGCTAAAAATATACTCACACCTACAACCAAAGCTGCAGATCATGATGTTCCTGTTACTCCAGATGAG ATTATAGAAAGGGGATTAATGACAAGAGCTGATTATGAGGAAGTCAGCAGAAAAGCTTTAAGTCTGTTTGAATACGGTCAG CGTGTGGCTTCAGAACATGGCCTTATATTGGTTGACACAAAGTATGAATTTGGGAAGGCAGAGGACGGTTCAATTATGTTGATTGATGAG GTGCACACTCCTGATTCAAGTAGATATTGGATTGCCAATTCTTATCTTGAGCGCTTTCAAAATGGTTTGGAGCCTGAAAATGTTGATAAG gAGTTCTTGAGGCTGTGGTTCAAAAATCACTGCAACCCTTATGAAGAtgag GTACTTCCTGAAGCTCCTGAAGATCTTGTTTGCGAATTGTCTTGGCG ATACATTTTCTTGTATGAGACTATAACAAAATCAAAGTTTGAGGTGCTGTCGTCTGAG GAGCCAATACATGAGCGAATATCACGAAATGTTGCATCTGCACTGGCATCTTTGAAGTAG